The following are encoded together in the Lathyrus oleraceus cultivar Zhongwan6 chromosome 3, CAAS_Psat_ZW6_1.0, whole genome shotgun sequence genome:
- the LOC127127747 gene encoding stress-induced protein KIN2 produces the protein MNQSQNISHQVGQATGQAQEKGSNMMDKASNAAQSAKESCQEAGQQMKEKSQEAVDALKNTHNAQK, from the exons ATGAATCAATCACAAAATATAAGTCATCAAGTAGGACAAGCCACTGGACAAGCTCAG GAGAAAGGAAGCAATATGATGGATAAGGCAAGCAATGCTGCTCAATCGGCTAAAGAATCTTGCCAAGAG GCTGGTCAACAAATGAAGGAAAAATCACAAGAGGCTGTAGATGCCTTAAAGAACACACATAATGCTCAAAAATGA